The Prunus persica cultivar Lovell chromosome G8, Prunus_persica_NCBIv2, whole genome shotgun sequence genome includes a region encoding these proteins:
- the LOC18768953 gene encoding pectinesterase inhibitor isoform X2, translating to MNPIAAAPFVFLSTLSVLQFVLVAGHESQGTNGGSKAGVVNMNLIQQACQHAPHKDLCIDILKNDPNSKGADLTGLAYIAIRLAGAYASEVDAHLRSLLINNATTLSPVVQQGVADCIEHYSDANEQLDDCIAAMSTKNFKDVEVWVNVAISDADYCDDSFSGEKSVVLQKNEAFRQLCNNVLAVVKALPPHGKE from the coding sequence atgAATCCCATTGCAGCAGCACCATTTGTCTTCCTCTCAACATTGTCTGTGCTACAATTTGTCCTCGTTGCAGGCCACGAAAGTCAAGGCACAAACGGCGGCAGCAAAGCAGGCGTGGTGAATATGAACCTCATTCAACAAGCATGCCAGCATGCTCCTCACAAGGACCTCTGCATCGACATCCTGAAGAACGACCCCAACAGCAAAGGAGCTGACCTCACCGGCCTCGCCTACATCGCCATCAGGCTCGCCGGCGCATACGCCTCTGAAGTGGACGCGCACTTGAGATCACTGCTCATAAACAACGCCACCACCTTATCGCCGGTGGTCCAGCAGGGCGTCGCCGACTGCATTGAGCATTACTCCGACGCCAATGAGCAGCTCGACGACTGCATAGCCGCCATGTCCACCAAGAACTTCAAGGACGTCGAAGTCTGGGTCAACGTTGCCATTTCTGACGCTGACTACTGCGATGACTCGTTTTCCGGAGAGAAAAGCGTCGTTTTACAGAAGAACGAGGCGTTTCGTCAATTGTGCAATAACGTTTTGGCCGTCGTCAAGGCCTTGCCACCCCACGGCAAGGAGTGA
- the LOC18768953 gene encoding pectinesterase inhibitor isoform X4, protein MNLIQQACQHAPHKDLCIDILKNDPNSKGADLTGLAYIAIRLAGAYASEVDAHLRSLLINNATTLSPVVQQGVADCIEHYSDANEQLDDCIAAMSTKNFKDVEVWVNVAISDADYCDDSFSGEKSVVLQKNEAFRQLCNNVLAVVKALPPHGKE, encoded by the coding sequence ATGAACCTCATTCAACAAGCATGCCAGCATGCTCCTCACAAGGACCTCTGCATCGACATCCTGAAGAACGACCCCAACAGCAAAGGAGCTGACCTCACCGGCCTCGCCTACATCGCCATCAGGCTCGCCGGCGCATACGCCTCTGAAGTGGACGCGCACTTGAGATCACTGCTCATAAACAACGCCACCACCTTATCGCCGGTGGTCCAGCAGGGCGTCGCCGACTGCATTGAGCATTACTCCGACGCCAATGAGCAGCTCGACGACTGCATAGCCGCCATGTCCACCAAGAACTTCAAGGACGTCGAAGTCTGGGTCAACGTTGCCATTTCTGACGCTGACTACTGCGATGACTCGTTTTCCGGAGAGAAAAGCGTCGTTTTACAGAAGAACGAGGCGTTTCGTCAATTGTGCAATAACGTTTTGGCCGTCGTCAAGGCCTTGCCACCCCACGGCAAGGAGTGA
- the LOC18768953 gene encoding RING-H2 finger protein ATL5 isoform X1, with translation MDITNKYNHQNHEPTNYAVNGKIMLCSVIILFIVIFTIACFHSYVRCFFHRHHPRRTRRTPRYLFPHPVISFTTLLETTLSPTNPKALDPAVLKTLPTFTYSATTRINAAPLECAVCLSEFEDEEQGRVLPTCYHTFHLECIDTWFRSQSNCPLCRAPVQPDIPLPRLENSPETAITVNEPGGSEHDTAEAKVGCSRCSPSTSGSAEEYGRKPIMEVVEKPKNATNQTVIRSLDMQRERPRKSRHKRRQQSRRGEYEPHSTSMPACSSQGPLHRHPEERPQQQRS, from the exons ATGGACATCACCAACAAATACAATCACCAAAACCACGAACCCACCAACTATGCTGTCAACGGTAAGATTATGCTCTGCTCAGtcatcattctcttcatcGTCATCTTCACCATCGCTTGCTTCCACAGCTACGTCCGCTGCTTCTTCCACCGCCACCACCCACGCCGTACTCGCCGCACACCACGCTATCTCTTCCCCCACCCTGTTATTTCTTTCACCACCCTCCTCGAAACTACCCTCTCTCCGACCAATCCCAAGGCCTTGGATCCCGCTGTTCTCAAGACCCTCCCTACTTTTACTTACTCGGCCACCACCCGCATCAACGCAGCACCACTAGAGTGCGCCGTGTGTTTATCTGAGTTCGAAGACGAAGAGCAAGGCCGTGTATTGCCCACGTGTTACCACACCTTCCATTTAGAGTGCATAGACACTTGGTTCCGGTCTCAGTCCAATTGTCCACTCTGCAGGGCTCCGGTTCAACCCGATATTCCGCTTCCTAGGCTGGAAAATTCGCCTGAAACGGCAATAACAGTGAATGAACCGGGCGGTTCGGAGCATGACACGGCTGAAGCTAAAGTGGGTTGCTCGAGATGTTCGCCGTCGACGAGTGGTTCGGCGGAGGAATATGGGAGAAAGCCAATAATGGAGGTG gtagaaaaaccaaaaaatgctACTAACCAAACTGTCATTAGGAGCTTAGATATGCAAAGAGAAAG GCCACGAAAGTCAAGGCACAAACGGCGGCAGCAAAGCAGGCGTGGTGAATATGAACCTCATTCAACAAGCATGCCAGCATGCTCCTCACAAGGACCTCTGCATCGACATCCTGAAGAACGACCCCAACAGCAAAGGAGCTGA
- the LOC18768953 gene encoding pectinesterase inhibitor isoform X3 gives MFAVDEWFGGGIWEKANNGGGHESQGTNGGSKAGVVNMNLIQQACQHAPHKDLCIDILKNDPNSKGADLTGLAYIAIRLAGAYASEVDAHLRSLLINNATTLSPVVQQGVADCIEHYSDANEQLDDCIAAMSTKNFKDVEVWVNVAISDADYCDDSFSGEKSVVLQKNEAFRQLCNNVLAVVKALPPHGKE, from the exons ATGTTCGCCGTCGACGAGTGGTTCGGCGGAGGAATATGGGAGAAAGCCAATAATGGAGGTG GCCACGAAAGTCAAGGCACAAACGGCGGCAGCAAAGCAGGCGTGGTGAATATGAACCTCATTCAACAAGCATGCCAGCATGCTCCTCACAAGGACCTCTGCATCGACATCCTGAAGAACGACCCCAACAGCAAAGGAGCTGACCTCACCGGCCTCGCCTACATCGCCATCAGGCTCGCCGGCGCATACGCCTCTGAAGTGGACGCGCACTTGAGATCACTGCTCATAAACAACGCCACCACCTTATCGCCGGTGGTCCAGCAGGGCGTCGCCGACTGCATTGAGCATTACTCCGACGCCAATGAGCAGCTCGACGACTGCATAGCCGCCATGTCCACCAAGAACTTCAAGGACGTCGAAGTCTGGGTCAACGTTGCCATTTCTGACGCTGACTACTGCGATGACTCGTTTTCCGGAGAGAAAAGCGTCGTTTTACAGAAGAACGAGGCGTTTCGTCAATTGTGCAATAACGTTTTGGCCGTCGTCAAGGCCTTGCCACCCCACGGCAAGGAGTGA